CGGCCGGTGAACATGCGCGCCTACATGCGCGATCCCGAAGCGCCCGGCCGCGTGGCGCAGGCGATGGCCGCGGAAGGGGGCGAGGGGACGCAGCCGCCCTGGCCGCCGCGCAACGTCTGGCTGGGCACCAGCGCCGAGGATCAGGCGCGCGCCAGCGAGCGCATTCCCGACCTGCTCGCCACGCCCGCCGCGATCCGCTTCCTGTCGTGCGAGCCGCTGCTGGGCGCGCTCGATCTGGCGGGGCTGGACGCGCTCGGCCCCGGCGAGCCGCGCGTGCACTGGGTGATCGCGGGCGGGGAGTCCGGCCCGCACGCCCGGCCGCTGCACCCGGCCTGGCCGCGCGGGCTGCGCGATCAGTGCGCCGCGTCCGGCGCCGCCTTCTTCTTCAAGCAGTGGGGCGTGTGGCGCCCGCCCGACCCCGGCGAGACCGGCGAGCGCCGCGCCGTCGCCGCCGACGGGCGGAGCTGGCCGGACGGCGCCGCGCCCGAGGGCGTCGACACCGCGCCCGTCGTCCGCCTGAGCAAGGCGCGCGCGGGCCGGGCGCTGGACGGCGCGGACTGGAGCCAGATTCCCGGCGCCTGAGTTGGCCGGGGCCTTGCTCGCCGCGCTAGAGTGATTGGGCATGTCGTGGCGGCGGATCGATCCCCACCCCCTCTGCCGGCGCGGCGCCGAGCCCCGCGCCGCCGTCTCCCCCTCCCCTTCAGTCAAGGGGAGGGGGAGAGTGTGAGGGGGAGGGGATGCCGCGGACTGATGCCCCGGCATGGGAGTTCGATGACGTAGAACGCCGCAAGCGGGAAGGGGTGTGCGATGGTCTTCGGCAAGATCCTGGCGGCCACGGGCGTCGACGGCGCGCGCGTGGACGCGCAGCTGGACGCCGACACCGTGGACGTCGGCGGCACGATCACGGGGCGGCTGGTCGTCGACGGCGGCGGCGCCGAGCAGGAGGTGCGCGGCCTGGAAGCCGTGCTGGTGGTGGACGCGATGAAGACCGACGACCGCGCCACGCTGCCCACGGTGCTGACCCGCGCCGACTTCGACGAGGGCTTCACGCTCGCCGCGGGGGAGCGCCGCGAAATCCCCTTCGAGCTGGCCGTGCCGGCGGGCGCGCCCCCGGCCATGACCGAGCGCCCGGCGCACGTCTACGTCACCAGCGCCGCCGACGTGCCGCTGGCGGTCGACCCCACCGACGTCGACCCCGTCACCGTGCGGCCCACGCAGCTTCACCGCGACGTGCTGACCGTGATGACCGAGCACGGCCTGCATCTCGAACAGGAACACGTCATGCGCACCCGGCGCGGCGTCATGCAGGAGCTGGCGTTCGAAGCGGACGCGGGCGGCGAGCAGGCCGTCGAGGTCGCCTTCGTGCCCGCGCCCGGCGACGGTTACGACCTGATCGTCGACGAGAATCTGGCCGGGCGCACCGCCAAGCGCCTGGTGGCCGACGCCCTGGACGTGGACATCGACGAGTCCGAGGCGCGCATGCACATGCCCGGCGGGCCCGACGGCCCCGGCCTGGACCGCGTGCGCCGGGCGCTCGCGGAGCGGGTGAGCGGGACGTAACGGCAACGACTCCGGCGTTCGCGTTCGTTCGCTCTTCGTTCATGTTTTGGCTTGACGCGCCCGGCCTGTGCCGCTAATCTCGGTCGCGAAATTGCAGCCCCGTCCCGGTTCGCCCGGGGCGGGGCTTTTTCGTGTCCGGCGGTCGCGACCGCCACCCCCACAATCGAGGCAGGACGGTGCATGAAGCAGTTGCCCTGAAGCTCTGGAAGCTCGTGTTCGGCGCCGGCGGGATCGTGTTGGCGGTCAGCACGCTCGGCTGGCGCGTCTACCAGCACCTGGAGCGCCGCGTGGAGGCGCTGCGCGTGGACGTCGCCCGCCGCGACGAACCCCGCGAGGCCGAGATGCGTACGCGCATGGACAAGCTGGAAGACGACATCGGCTCGCTGCGCGCGACCATCGCCACGGTGTCCGACCTGGACCGCCACTTCGGCCACTTGAACGCCGCGCTCGCCGAGCTGCGCCAGGACGTGCGCCAGACCAACCACCGCATCGACGAGCTCCAGGGCCGCGCACCGCGCGGGAGCCCAGCATGACGATCCATTTCGACGCAGAGGACCTGCACGCCGCCGCGCTCACCCTCATCGGCGAGGCGCGCGGCGAGGGCCGCGACGGCATGACCGCCGTGGCCTGGGTCATCCGCAACCGCGTGGCCGATCCGCGCTGGCCCGGCCGGCCGGCGCGCGTGGCCCGCGAGCCCAAGCAGTTCAGCGCCTGGAACCGCCGGGCCGGGAACCTGGGGAACCTGCACCGCATGCTGCAGGCCGGGTTCCGCGACGAGCTCTACCGCAGCGCCCGCGCCATCGCGGCGGGGGTGTTCGCGGACCTGCTCGCCGATCCCACCGGCGGCGCCACGCACTACCACACCACCAACATCACCCCCGCCTGGGCGGATGGCGACAAGGAAACCGCCCGCCTGGGCAGCCACGTCTTCTACGCGCTGTAAGGGCGGGTGCGCGCGCATCCCAAGCCCGCTGATCGCAAAACCGTGGATGGCCCGAACGGCCATCGCAACACGTCCGGTGGCAAACGTGCGGCACGGACGGTTTCCGATGATCCGCCCATCCGGTCATGGCCTAATCCCCCGCGTGCTTTCGCCCGACAGCGAAAGCACGCACCCCCTTCTCCCGTCGGGAGAAGGGGGGCTGAGGCGCTGCCGTCCGTCCGCGGCCCATCCCCTTTCTCCTTCAGGAGAAAGGGGATCGGGATTTCCGCGCGGGCGCGCGGAAATCCCGAGGGGAATGAGGCGCGCATCCGTTCGCCGTGTCGGACACACCAGACCGCTTCGCGCTGAAGTCGTGACATCACTGGACCCTGAAAGGACTACCGCCATGCTCGATCTCAGTCCCCTCATCACCACGGGCGCCAACCTCCTGGAGCCCGCGCTGCTCGCCATCGCCTCGTGGGTGGCGGCGGAGCTGGCCGCGCTCATCGGCGCCCGCACGTCCAGCGAGCTGGCCGGCGTCGTCGACGACGCCCTCGGCAAGGCCGTGCGCTACGCCGTCGATCGCGCGCGCGACGAGGGCAAGGACGTCGCCACCGTGCCCGTGAAGAACGAGGTCATCCGCGAGGCCGTCAGCTTCGCCGCGGAGGCCGCGCCCAAGGCGCTCAAGAAGCTGGGCCTGAACCCCGGCACCGAGCAGGGGCGGGCGCGCATCGCCAAGTGGGTGCGCGCGCGGCTGCCGGAAGCGTGAGCCCGTGCTCTGGCTCGCCCTGGGCGGATCGGGCGTGGCGGCCTTTGCCGTCTGGCTGCTCGTCCGCCGCGCCCGCGCCGCCGGCCGCGAGGCGGCGGCGCGCCGTCAGGCCGAAGCCGCGCTCGATGCCAAGCGCCGCGCGGACGGTGTCGGCGTGCACGCTCCTGAGCGCACTCGCCAGCGCCTGCGCCGGGGCGGGTTCTAGCGTCGTCGCCCCTGCGGCGCCCGCCTACACCGACACCGTCCAGGCCCGCGCGGCCGAAGAGCTGGCCGAGTTGCCCCCGCCGTGTCCCCGCGACGCCGCTCCCGACGGCTGCTCGGCCGTGCACCGCCTGGTGATCGACTACGGCCGTCTGCGCCGGCGGGTGCGGGCGATGCGGGATGCGGCGACGGACCCGGACCGGTGATTGATCCCGATCAAGACGTGTCGCGCCGCATCGGTTAGGCTGCGTGGTGGAGGTTCGACGCGCAACGGGAGGGCGATCACGCCATGAGCTACAAGCGCATCCTCGTCGCCGTGGACGGCTCGGCCAATGCGGCCCGGGCCCTCTCGGCCGCCACCGACTTGGCGAAGCAGTGGGACAGCCGCATCGTCCTGGTGCACGCCGTCATGTCCGGCGCCCTGCCCAAGGAACTGCTGGAATGGGCGCGTGTGGAATACGGCGTCGACACGCGCCAGGAAGCCGAGCCCCAGGTGGACATGCCCGGCTTCGGCCGGCTGGGCGTGGTCACGCACGAACAAGTCTCGCGTGCGCCCTATCACACACGCGTCGCCCTTGGCCGCGCCGTGCTTCAGGACGCCGAACACCGGGCCCACAACGACGGGGTCCGCGATACGCGCGTGCTGCTGGAGGACGGCGAACCCGCCGAAGTCATCCGCCACGCCGTCGACAGCGAAAAGCCCGACCTCATCGTCATGGGCACGCGCGGCCTCGGCACTTGGCGCGGGATGCTCGCCGGAAGCGTCTCTCAGAAGGTGATCGGGCTGCACACCGTCCCGACCCTCCTCATCCCCTAAACTGTGCGCAGTTTAATCCGGCCTGTCCGCCATCAATGGGGGCGTGTCGGGCTCCAGCCCCTTTCACCGGGATGGCGGTGGCGAAAGGACCGCCCCGGGGGCCGTTTAAACCGGCCTGTCCGCCATAATTGGGGGGCATGTCGGACACCAGACCCTGCATCCGGGATGCCTGATCGGGGAGGAAGGGCGTTGGCGGCTTAATCCGTCCCGGTGGCGATAAGTGGGGGCCGGTCCAAGGCCACGCCCTGTCGCCGGGGCGCACGCGCAAACCCAAGCGCCAACGAAAAACGGGGCGTCCCGGGCGGGACGCCCCGTTCATCTGTCCGAAAGGCGGCTCGTTGTGGGTGGGCAAGCTTACTCGGTGACGATCACCGGGCCGTTGCCGAAGCTGTCACCACTGCCGGTGTTCGGCGAGCCCATGCCGAAGTAGGACGCCGCCGAGCCCACAACCACGGCGAGCACAATCACACCAATCGCCAAGCGCATCGTCTGCATCGTTCATCCTCCTTTGACCGCGACCGCAACGCGAATGTGGATGCGGTGTACGGCCGCGGCAAATTCCGGCGCTGCATAGCTCGTACGCCCCAATGTCAAAGCGTACAGGCACGCGGGTTGCATCTGGAAAAACTCCTCGAATTCGGCGTTTTACCCGTGTGTACGTGCGATGGCGGTTCCGTGACAGCCGTTTACGCGTTCGCGCCGTCGAACACGTACGGTGACCGCCGTTCGAACGCCCGGGCTGCTTGGTGTTCGGGCGCCTTCTGGGCGGCCGGCGCCAGCCTTCGCGATGCACGCGGGGGTTGATCGCGGCGGGCGTGGTGGCCGGCTTCCCCGCGCGCCTGCCAACTTTCCCAGTCTGCCCGAACGTGGCACAGTGCGGCCATGTTCAAGTGGCTTCGCAAGCTGGGCGGCGACGATGCGGACGGTGATGCCGAGGCAGCGGCGGACGCGGTCCACGCCGTCGAGCCCGGCCCGGGGTTCTTCGTGCCCGGGCACGCGGATCGCGCGGCGGCGGCGGAAGCGGTGGACGCCATCGCTGAGCGGCTGGGCCGCGTTCTCAAGGGCGCGGTCTCGGAACAACGCTACGCCGGGCTGGTGTACGACCACGACGGTACGCGCTACCGCAGCGACGTGGGGGAGATCGATCCGCGCACCGGTGAAACGGTGGTCTGCATTCTGCATCAGGACGAGCGCGAGCAGTACCTGATCTGTACGCCCAAGCGCGGGGCGGACGCGGGCCTGCCGCTGCTGGTCAGCGACACCGAGGTCGAAAAGGCGGTCGTCTTCCGCGATTCCTGACCCCGTTCACGCCGGGAAGGCGTCGGCCAGCGCGTGCCCCAGTCCGATCAGGGTTTCGCGGTTCTCCGCATGCGCGGCCCAGGCGGCGGGCAGCGCGCTCAGCCCGATGTGCGCGCCGCAGGCCGCGCCCGCCATGGCCGCCAGGGTGTCGCGGTCGCCGCCGTTGAGCATTGCGCAGTCCAGCACCGCCTCGAAGTCCGCCGGCGCGCGCAGGAAGGCGTAGATCGCGAAGGGCACGGACTCGTGCGCCGCCACCGAGCGACCGATGGCGTGGGCCACGCGCTCCGGCGGCGTGCCGTCCGACAGCGCCGCCGCCACGATCCCCATCTTCTTCTGCATCTCCCCAGTCTGCGCCGCGCGAACCAGGTCGCGGGAGACGCGTTCGCCGTCCAGCGTGTTGCCGGCCAGGGCGTGCGTCACCGCCAGCCCCACGGTGCGCGCCTGGAGCACCGCGGCGTCCTGGCCGATGTCGTGCGCGTGCGTGATCGACGCACTGGCGCGCGCCGCATGGTCCAACGCCGCGCCCGTCCGATAGGCCACGCCCACGGGCGCCACGCGCATGGCCGCCCCGTTGCCCAGCGACCCCTGGCCGCCGTGCAGCAGGGCCGCGATCTCGTGGCAGGGCTTGCCGCGGTGCTGGGCGGTGCGGAAGATCTTCGGCGGGCCGGGGCCGTAGCCGCGCCACGGCTCCGCCTCGAAGGCGGCGGCGAAGCGTTCGCCCAGCCGTTCGCGGTCCACGCCGCCGTCCTCGGCCAGCGCGCGGGCCAGTTCCACCGCCATCGCGGTGTCGTCGGTGTAGACCAGCTCGTGCGACCCGGCGACCACGCGCAGCAGCGCCTCGCGCTCGGGGTGGACGAAGGCCAGCTCGCCGATGGCGTCGCCCAGGGCGCAGCCGACCAGCGCCCCGGCGGCCAGATCGCGCAGCGTCTCCCCGGTCATGGCGTTTCCCTGTGCCTGATCCACGCCGAGGATGCCCTGGCCGCGCGAGCCCCCGCAAGGGCGCTTGACCGCCTTTGGACCGGCGGCTACCCCCGCCGCACCGGTGCGCAGCAGGACGCCCACAGCGCGTGAGCGCGTAACCGCAATAGGGGGCCGCCATGATCACCTTCACCGAACACCTGCACGACGGCTACGATCAGGTGCTGCACCTGACCGGCCCGAGCCTCGTGGACGAGCACACCGGCTTCCAGCACGTCCAGATCTTCGACACGGGCGTGGCGGGCCGGGTCATGGCGCTCGACGGCTGCGTCCAGATCACCGAGCGCGACGAGTCCGCCTACTCCGAGATGCTCACCCACTTGCCCATGCTGGAGCACGGCGACGTCCGCCGCGTGCTCATCGTGGGCGGCGGCGACGGGGCCGTGGCGGAGGAGGTGCTCAAGCACCCCGGCGTCGAACGCATCGACCTCGTCGACATCGACGCGCGCGTGATCGAGCTGGCGCGCCAGCACCTCACCAGCATCCACCGCGGCGCATTGGACGATCCGCGCGTCCACATCCACTGCGAAGACGCCTTCGCCTTCCTGGAGCGCGCCGAGGCAGGGGCCTACGACCTCGCGGTGACGGACCGGCCCGATCCCACGGAAGTGGCGGAGGGGCTGTACGCCCCGGCCTTCTATCAGCGCCTTCAGCGCGCCCTGGCGGATCGGGGCGTGGTCACGCTGCAAACCGGCTGCCCTTTCTTCCAGCCCGACGAGCTGACGCGCGACAGCGGCAACCTCGCCGCCACCTTCGCCAACGCGGGCGCGTTCTGGACGGTGGTGCCCACCTACACCGGCGGCTTCATGGCGCTCACCTGGGGCGCGAACGGCCTGCCGCTGGGCACCACGGACGTCGAGACGCTGCGCCGGCGCTTCGAGGGGCTCGATCTGGGCACGCGCCACCACACGCCCGAGATGCACCGCGCGGCCTTCGCCCTGCCGCCCTGGATCGCGGAGCTGGTGCACACGGCCTGAGCGTCACCGGCTGGTCGAAGCTGCCGGCCGGAGACGGTGCACGCGGCCGAGCAGCACGCGGAAGGGGACCAGCATCGCCAGCGCCATGCCCGCCTTCACGCCGTAGTCGCCCACGGCCCAGGTGGGCCAGGGCAGGCCGGTGCCGGCGAAGGCCAGCGTGAAGAAGGCGGCGGTGTCGAGCGCCGAGGCCGTCAGCGAGGATGCCAGCGGCGGCACCCACCACACGCGCTTGCGCAGCAGGTGGAAGAGCTGAACGTCGGTCAATTGGCCCAGCAGGAAGGCCGCGCCCGATGCCGCCGCGATGCGCGGCGTGCTGGCGACCATCGACAGCACCACCGCCGCCGCGAAGCCGGCGTAGACCACGCGCCGCGCCCGGTCCGGCCCGAAGGCGCGATTGGTCAGGTCCGTCACCAGGAAGGCGATGGGATAGCTCAGCGCGCCGTAGGTCAGCCACGCATTGATGGGGACCTGCACGGCCACGTTGGAGACGGTGACCACGGCCACCATCGCCGTGAATGCGGCCCAGATGCCGCGCGGCCAGATGCCGCGCGGAAGGCCGCGCATCCCCGTTAGCAGGGGCCTCATGCTCAGCGGGTTCGTCATGGGGTGCTCGCGATCTCCACGGGGGTGCCGACGCCGATGCCCAGCGCGGTGTCGGCGCGGCCGGCGTTGACGGCGATCTCGACCAGCCCGTTGGCGTTCGTGTACCACAGTGGCGTGCCCTCGGGCACGTCCGAGAAGGTGCGCCCCCGCGCCGGCGCGTGGCCCGCGATCCGGACCCGGGCGCCGGGTGGCAGGGTGTTCGCGCGTACGCCCGTCATGCAGTTGCCGTAGGCGTCCACGTACACGATCTCCGCAAGGTCGTCGGGCCAGTCGGCGCCGACGAGCGTGGCCGGGTCCAGCGGCATGCCCAGAGGCCGTTCGCCGCGCGCCAGCCGGGCGGCCACGGGCGCGAAGATGTCGCGGCCGTGGAAGGTGGCCGAGGCGTCCGGCGCCGTCCAGGCGATCCGCCAGGCCGCGGCGCCCCCGGCGTGCCGCGCGGCCAGCGCGAACAGCCCGTTGTCCGGGCCGACGAACCAGCGCCCGCCCGCGTGCACCACGATCCCGGCGCGCTCGGAGCCCACGCCGGGGTCGACCACGCCGAGGATCACCGCGCCCTCGGGAAGGTCGGCGGCGTAGGCGCTCACCAGATATGCGGCGGCGCGCGGGTTGAACGCGGGCGCGTCCGTGAAAAGATCGAGGATTGGCAGGTCCGGCGCATGCGCCATGGCCGCCGCTTTCATCTGCGCCAGATAGGGTCCTTGGGAGCCGAAATCCGTGATCGTGACAAGCATCGCTGGCCCGGTGTGCGTGTGGTGTCGACATGGCGCGTCCGATCGCGAGAATCCCAGGAAGTCCCTGGACATGGCCGGGCATCCTGACTATCGTATCGGGTAGTCGCTTCCACCCAAGATGTAGCGTTTCATTCACCCCTTCGGTACCAGAAGTACGAAAAGGGCGTCGTTGAGCATGAGTTGGACGGACGAGCGGATCGACGAACTCACCCGTCTCTGGCAGGCCGGCCACAGCGCTTCCGACATCGGCAAGCGCCTCGGCGTCTCCAAGAACGCCGTCGTGGGCAAGGCTCACCGCCTGAAGCTGCCCTCGCGGCCCTCGCCCATCAAGCAGGGCGAGAATGGCGAGGAAGTCCAGGCGAACGGGCACGCGGCCGCGCAGAACGGCCAGCAGGGCGGCACGCGTGGCGGGCAGGCCGCGGCCAACGGCAGCGGCCAGCAGCGCAAGCGCAGCGGCAACGGCGCCCGCAAGGGGTCCGGGAGCGGCAACGGCAAGGAGCAATGGAAGGCCGCCGCCAACAAGGTGGTCAGCCAGCGCGCCCAGCTGGAGCAGCGCGGGCAGCGCACCGGCTGCCTCTGGCCCTTCGGCGACCCGAGCGAGCCCGACTTCCACTTCTGTGGCGCGCAGTCGCTCCCCGGCAAGCCGTATTGCCAGGAGCACGCCCAGCGGGCCTACATCACCCGCTCGCGCGACCGCGACGGACAGGACGAGCGCGACGAGGAAGCGGCCTGATCGCGCCCCCGGCACGGGCCGGCCACAAAGCCGCCATTCCGGGGCGTCAGCCTCGGTGGTTCGCGGGCGGGGTGGATGGCCGCCCGCGTGCCATCGCGTTCGTTTAGATGCGTCCCGGAGGCGGAGCATGACCCTTTTCCACCGAACGCTGACAGTCGCTGTCCTGGCCGCGGCCCTGGCCGCGAGCGCCCCGGCGGCCGCCCAGGACGAGGAGCCCCAGGACCCCGGTGCCCAGGCGCGCGAGGGGGCGGAGCAAATCCTGGACGCGCTGCGCGGCCTGCTGCAGATGATGCCGCGCTACGGCATGCCGCAGGTGCAGGAGGACGGGGACATCGTCATCCCGCGCCTTGACGAGCCGGAGAACGGCGACGGCGAGGATGCGGCGCCGGACGACCCGGACGCCGGCGTGACCGAAACCCGGATCTAACTGACCATGCGCGATCCGCTCGGCGCCTTCGTGCCCGGCGGCCGGGTCGAGCCCCGCGACCGCGACAGCGGCCCGCTCGCCGGGCTGTCCTTCGCTGTGAAGGACCTCTTCGACGTCGCCGGCCACAGGGCCGGTTGCGGCAATCCCACCTGGAAGGCCACGCATCCGCCCGCCGAGACCGACGCGCCGGCGGTCCGCGCCTGCCTGGACGCGGGCGCGGCGCTGGTCGGCCGGACGGTGATGGACGAGCTCGCGTACAGCGTGCGCGGCGCCAACCCGCACGATGGCGCGCCCACCAACCCCGAGGCGCCCGGCCGCACGGCCGGCGGCTCCTCCAGCGGCGCGGCGGCAGCGGTGGCCGGTGGGCTCGCCGACTTCGCCCTGGGCACGGACACGGGCGGCTCCGTGCGCGTGCCCGCCAGCTATTGCGGCCTGCACGGCCTGCGCCCCACCCACGGTGCCATCAGCCTCGACGGCGTCATGCCACTGGCGCCGCGCTTCGACACCGTGGGGCTGCTCGCCCGCGACGGCGAGGTGCTGCGCGCCGCCGGGGACGTGTTGCTGGGGCTGGACGGCGCCGGCCCGACGCCGCTGGGCATTTGCCTCGCCACGGATGCGTTCGCGCTCGCGTCCGAACCCGCGCGCACCGCGCTCACGCCCGCCATTGCCGACCTCGTGCGGCGCTACGGCGACGGTGGCACGGTGACGCTGCCCGAGGACGGGGAGCTGCACGCCTGGACCGAGGTCTTCCGCACGCTTCAGGGGCGCGAGGCCCACCGCGCCTTCGCCCGCTGGGTAGCCGATGCGCAGCCCGCGTTCGGCCCGGAGATGGCGGCGCGCTGGGCCTTCGTCAGCCAGCTGAGCGACGAGGCCGTGGCCGAGGCGGACGCGGCGCTGCCACACATCCGCGAGCGTATGGCGGCCCTGACCTCGGGCAGCACGCTGATCGCCCTGCCGTGTGCGCCCGACGCCGCGCCGCTGCTGGACGGCGACGACGCCGCCTGGGCCGACCACCGGGAAACCGTGCTTACGCTGAATTGCGCCGCCGCGTTGGCGGGGCTGCCCCAGCTCGCGCTGCCCGCGAGCCGCGTGCACGGGCTGCCCCTGGGGCTCGGCCTCATCGGTCCGCCGGGCAGCGAGCCAGTGCTGCTGCGCGTTGCCACGGACCTCGCGGGCGCGGACAGCGATCCGGGCGCGCGCTTCGACTGATCGCCTCGCCGGTCACGTGCCGGGCAGGTCCTGGTCCGCCAGGTGGCGCAGCCCCCGCGGGGCGCGCGCGGGGTCCAGGCCGTCCGGGTCGATGCCCCAGGCGCGCCGGGGATCGATGCCGTAGTTGTCCCGAAGCCGCCCGAGGTCCGGGCCCAGGATGTTCAGCACGGTGGCCTCCTCCTCGGCCGTGAGCTGGAAGCGCCCCGGGACCTCGTGCCCCAATCGCCGGCGCAGGCGCTTGCGGAAGGCGCTGCTGGTGACGCGGGCGGCCAGGGCGCGCGCGGCGGGAACCCGTGCCAGCTGCGCCCACACGGGCGGCGGCTGCTTGCGGTCCGCCGCGCTGTTGTGGGTGGCGAACGCGGCGGGTTCGAAGCGGTCCAGGCCCAGGAAGTCGCACACGCGGTCCAGCGTGGCCTGGGGGGCGGCCTTCATGTCCTCGAACACGAGCGGCAGGACGTCGGCGGCGGGAAAGCGCGCGGTGAAGGCGTCCAGCTGGTAGGCGTAGCGCGAGGTCATGATGCCGCGCTCGGACACCCCGGCGTCCAGGGAGAAATCGCGCGTCGGCTCGATCATGTGGGCCAGTTCCGCGCCCACGCGCGCCGCGTGCCGCGCCTGCGATTCCAGCCGCCGCAGGGGATGGCGCATCAGGTAGATGAAGCGCACCCGCACCCCGGGCAGCGTGGCGATCCGTTCCGGCACAAGGGGAAGGAACGGCCGCTTGGTGTAGTCGGTGGACGCCTCCAGCGCGACGCGGTGCTGGTGCGGATCGGGATCCCACAGCGCCATGTACCAGTCGACCCCGCGGTTCCAGACCGCGTCGTCGGCGAAGAAGGCCGGCTCCTTGATCGACGAGGGCGCGACCTGCGGATGCTGGGAGAGGTAGTGGTACAGGCTCGTCGTGCCGGCCTTCATGGCGCCGATGACGAGGCAGATCGTCCCGATGTTCTGCGGCATGAAGGGGCCTGTTCCGTCGGTCGACGCACCGCAGCATGCGGCCTTCCGCGCGGCCGCGCCATCACTCGCGCAGATCAGAGATCCCGTGCTTTTGGAGGTTCCTCGCCCTGCAAACGATCCTTTGGCTTACCGGAAGCCACCGCGGCGGTAGAGCTTCCACAGCAGCGGCCAGCCGCCCAGCAGCGGGTGGCGGCGCTGGAACTCACTGGGCTGGACGCGCACGCCGCTGTGCCGTTCCACCTTCCACAACACGTAATCCACCCCGCCGCGGAAGGTTACGGTGGCCTTGATCAGGCGCAGGAGCGCGATGGTCTTGCCAAGCGGGCGTGCCAGCCGTGCCG
The Limimonas halophila genome window above contains:
- a CDS encoding phage Gp37/Gp68 family protein — protein: MTLIEWTEATWNPIVGCSLVSPGCTNCYAMRQAVRLSRNPATPQYHGTVTSSKAGPVWTGRVNIAGDSVVRAPLRRRKATAWFVNSMGDLFHENIPTAWIDHIFAVMALAPQHVFQVLTKRPVNMRAYMRDPEAPGRVAQAMAAEGGEGTQPPWPPRNVWLGTSAEDQARASERIPDLLATPAAIRFLSCEPLLGALDLAGLDALGPGEPRVHWVIAGGESGPHARPLHPAWPRGLRDQCAASGAAFFFKQWGVWRPPDPGETGERRAVAADGRSWPDGAAPEGVDTAPVVRLSKARAGRALDGADWSQIPGA
- a CDS encoding sporulation protein, whose translation is MVFGKILAATGVDGARVDAQLDADTVDVGGTITGRLVVDGGGAEQEVRGLEAVLVVDAMKTDDRATLPTVLTRADFDEGFTLAAGERREIPFELAVPAGAPPAMTERPAHVYVTSAADVPLAVDPTDVDPVTVRPTQLHRDVLTVMTEHGLHLEQEHVMRTRRGVMQELAFEADAGGEQAVEVAFVPAPGDGYDLIVDENLAGRTAKRLVADALDVDIDESEARMHMPGGPDGPGLDRVRRALAERVSGT
- a CDS encoding cell wall hydrolase; its protein translation is MTIHFDAEDLHAAALTLIGEARGEGRDGMTAVAWVIRNRVADPRWPGRPARVAREPKQFSAWNRRAGNLGNLHRMLQAGFRDELYRSARAIAAGVFADLLADPTGGATHYHTTNITPAWADGDKETARLGSHVFYAL
- a CDS encoding universal stress protein, giving the protein MSYKRILVAVDGSANAARALSAATDLAKQWDSRIVLVHAVMSGALPKELLEWARVEYGVDTRQEAEPQVDMPGFGRLGVVTHEQVSRAPYHTRVALGRAVLQDAEHRAHNDGVRDTRVLLEDGEPAEVIRHAVDSEKPDLIVMGTRGLGTWRGMLAGSVSQKVIGLHTVPTLLIP
- a CDS encoding ADP-ribosylglycohydrolase family protein; the encoded protein is MTGETLRDLAAGALVGCALGDAIGELAFVHPEREALLRVVAGSHELVYTDDTAMAVELARALAEDGGVDRERLGERFAAAFEAEPWRGYGPGPPKIFRTAQHRGKPCHEIAALLHGGQGSLGNGAAMRVAPVGVAYRTGAALDHAARASASITHAHDIGQDAAVLQARTVGLAVTHALAGNTLDGERVSRDLVRAAQTGEMQKKMGIVAAALSDGTPPERVAHAIGRSVAAHESVPFAIYAFLRAPADFEAVLDCAMLNGGDRDTLAAMAGAACGAHIGLSALPAAWAAHAENRETLIGLGHALADAFPA
- the speE gene encoding polyamine aminopropyltransferase; amino-acid sequence: MITFTEHLHDGYDQVLHLTGPSLVDEHTGFQHVQIFDTGVAGRVMALDGCVQITERDESAYSEMLTHLPMLEHGDVRRVLIVGGGDGAVAEEVLKHPGVERIDLVDIDARVIELARQHLTSIHRGALDDPRVHIHCEDAFAFLERAEAGAYDLAVTDRPDPTEVAEGLYAPAFYQRLQRALADRGVVTLQTGCPFFQPDELTRDSGNLAATFANAGAFWTVVPTYTGGFMALTWGANGLPLGTTDVETLRRRFEGLDLGTRHHTPEMHRAAFALPPWIAELVHTA
- a CDS encoding queuosine precursor transporter; translated protein: MRPLLTGMRGLPRGIWPRGIWAAFTAMVAVVTVSNVAVQVPINAWLTYGALSYPIAFLVTDLTNRAFGPDRARRVVYAGFAAAVVLSMVASTPRIAAASGAAFLLGQLTDVQLFHLLRKRVWWVPPLASSLTASALDTAAFFTLAFAGTGLPWPTWAVGDYGVKAGMALAMLVPFRVLLGRVHRLRPAASTSR
- a CDS encoding SAM hydrolase/SAM-dependent halogenase family protein; this translates as MLVTITDFGSQGPYLAQMKAAAMAHAPDLPILDLFTDAPAFNPRAAAYLVSAYAADLPEGAVILGVVDPGVGSERAGIVVHAGGRWFVGPDNGLFALAARHAGGAAAWRIAWTAPDASATFHGRDIFAPVAARLARGERPLGMPLDPATLVGADWPDDLAEIVYVDAYGNCMTGVRANTLPPGARVRIAGHAPARGRTFSDVPEGTPLWYTNANGLVEIAVNAGRADTALGIGVGTPVEIASTP
- a CDS encoding GcrA family cell cycle regulator, with amino-acid sequence MSWTDERIDELTRLWQAGHSASDIGKRLGVSKNAVVGKAHRLKLPSRPSPIKQGENGEEVQANGHAAAQNGQQGGTRGGQAAANGSGQQRKRSGNGARKGSGSGNGKEQWKAAANKVVSQRAQLEQRGQRTGCLWPFGDPSEPDFHFCGAQSLPGKPYCQEHAQRAYITRSRDRDGQDERDEEAA
- a CDS encoding amidase — translated: MRDPLGAFVPGGRVEPRDRDSGPLAGLSFAVKDLFDVAGHRAGCGNPTWKATHPPAETDAPAVRACLDAGAALVGRTVMDELAYSVRGANPHDGAPTNPEAPGRTAGGSSSGAAAAVAGGLADFALGTDTGGSVRVPASYCGLHGLRPTHGAISLDGVMPLAPRFDTVGLLARDGEVLRAAGDVLLGLDGAGPTPLGICLATDAFALASEPARTALTPAIADLVRRYGDGGTVTLPEDGELHAWTEVFRTLQGREAHRAFARWVADAQPAFGPEMAARWAFVSQLSDEAVAEADAALPHIRERMAALTSGSTLIALPCAPDAAPLLDGDDAAWADHRETVLTLNCAAALAGLPQLALPASRVHGLPLGLGLIGPPGSEPVLLRVATDLAGADSDPGARFD
- a CDS encoding sulfotransferase family protein — protein: MPQNIGTICLVIGAMKAGTTSLYHYLSQHPQVAPSSIKEPAFFADDAVWNRGVDWYMALWDPDPHQHRVALEASTDYTKRPFLPLVPERIATLPGVRVRFIYLMRHPLRRLESQARHAARVGAELAHMIEPTRDFSLDAGVSERGIMTSRYAYQLDAFTARFPAADVLPLVFEDMKAAPQATLDRVCDFLGLDRFEPAAFATHNSAADRKQPPPVWAQLARVPAARALAARVTSSAFRKRLRRRLGHEVPGRFQLTAEEEATVLNILGPDLGRLRDNYGIDPRRAWGIDPDGLDPARAPRGLRHLADQDLPGT